The Sorghum bicolor cultivar BTx623 chromosome 6, Sorghum_bicolor_NCBIv3, whole genome shotgun sequence genome contains the following window.
AAGGAACTACGCACAAGGGCGGCAAGATATCTTTGCGCCGGCTTCGCTCCATGATTTCCTGTTCGCGGAACAAACATGCAGGGTTTTCGTTCTCTTGGCCACTGAAAATGCAGGCGTTCCGCAACATCCTCAGTTGCAACTGCAGATGAGACGGACATGGGACACGCATCTTATCCTAGGTGCAGGTGCAGCTCAATAATTGGAAAGCTCAAAGCTTGTATGCTTAGCCACACAGTGACAGGCCGCCCTGATAAGTTTGCTTCCGTCTGGATATTTCCATGCGATCGACGTCATTCTCCTTTGTCCTTTGGAATCTTTTGCAGACATCGTTGAATTTTTTTTGTGAGCCAGGGGACACTGAACCGCAGCTCATGAGTGATGCAAATGTTGACAGCAAATTTTGACTCTTGCGCCACGTGCTGTCTATTCTATATCTTCAGTTCTTGCTGATCCATTTATCGAGGAATTCACACGGGAGAAGAACCCGTAGGGCACGTAAGATTAACTCGTTTATAGACAGGACGGCGACGGTTGCGTATATGTATGTAGTTGCCTGTCCTTTTACTTTAAGAAATTTCATATCTGCAGCGCATACAGATCTTGGTTGCAATTGCAATCCAAGATGGGCGACGTTGGTGAAATTCAGCTGCAAATCGCAGGTCCCTTTCTCTCTGTTTTTATTATGAGATACTGCAATTAGTTAAGCGAGACAGCAATATCGAACACCTGAAATAACGAGGCGGGCATGCAGGTATCCGAGGCCAAGAAGCTGGTGGAGACGATCATGGACAGAGAGCAGAGAACGGTGGCGCATGTCGTGCAACTGaggcgccgcggccgccgctaTCGAAACGGCTGGCGTGGTGGGCGGTCGTCCTCATCAACATCGTGTTCATCCTCGGCGGGCAGAGCGTGGCCACGCTCCTTGGCAGGATTTACTACGACCAGGGCGGCAACAGCCTGTGGATGCAGACGGTGGTGCAGTCCTGCGGCACGCCGCTCGCCatcccgctgctcctctacttcCGGTTCCGGACCacgccgtcctcctcctccgtgGCGGCTAATCGGCCGCCGCTCGTCAAGATCGCCGCCATCTACGCCGGCCTGGGCGTCCTCCTCGCCGGCGACAACCTGATGTACTCGTACGGCCTCCTGTACCTGCCGATGTCAACCTATTCGATCATCTGCGCGAGCCAGGTCTCGTTCAACGCCGTCTTCGCCTACTTCCTAAACAAGGAGAAGTTCCGAGCGCTCGTCCTCAACTCCGTCGTGCTGCTCACCTTCTCGGCCGCGCTCGTCGGCGTGAACAACGGCTCGGACGAGACCGACAGCAGCATCCCGAAGGGGAAGTTCCCGGCGGGGTTCGCGCTGACGCTGTCGGCGTCAGCGCTCTTCTCCCTGATCCTGTCCCTGACGCAGCTGACCTTCGATGAGGTTCTGAAGAGCGACACGCTCCACACCGTGCTGGAGATGCAGTTCTGGAGCAACACCGCGGCGGCGTGCGTGTCCGTGGCCGGGCTGTTCGCCTCCGGGGAGTGGCGCACCATCGCCGGGGAGATGGAGGCGTACAAGAAGGGGGAGCTGGCGTACGCGATGACACTGGCGTGGACGGCCGTCTCGTGGCAGCTGTGCAcgatgggcctcatgggcctggTCGCGGCGGTGTCATCGCTGTTCACCAACATCATCAGCACGGTGGGCATGCCGCTGTCGCCCGTCATCGCCGTGATCTTCCTCGGCGACCGGATGGACGGGGTGAAGCTGATGGCCATGCTCATAGGAGTGTGGGGGCTCCTGTCCTACGTGTATCAGCACTACCTCGATGACCGTGCCGCTAAGAAGATAGCCGAGAAATCTGAAGAACAACACCAAGCTGCAAAAATCTCCGCAGAATAGTGTTTTTTTTCCTGGCACTATCACTATCAACATCACAAAACTACTTGACTGCTGTATGGAAGTTCCTGTCGATGCCACTGGAAAATGCTGAAAGTTTAGTTCGATTCTTTGTCGACATAAGTACAGTAGGAGTAGTTCAGTACTTCCCCGTCAAACTCGGTTTGGATCTTTGTCATTTCTCGAGTACACAAAAATTTATATGTCTATTTATGTCATAAACATTTATTCATATAAATTTATTCATCAATAGTTTCACTAAGAATAGAACTAGAATTACATTCCTTTTTATAGGATggaggtagtagtagtagttcaaACCTGGATAAGTCGATTTCATCCTCCGATTGTGAGACGACGAATACATGAGTACTTTTCAAATCAAAAGACCACCACATGCTTATCCCTTGGTCCTTATTTTGAGTACATGCATCGTGTGATGCGATCACAGCCATAGAGAAAATGACTTACGAAACCTTTGTGTCCAATCAAACCACTTTATCAACAAAGACGTACCTAAACCCACTCTTCTCCGGGTCGTCTCGATTAATCACTGGAGCAAGTACCCTGAGAATAGGCGCCGGCGTCGCAATACCCAATTCCATTCCCGTGGCGCGTTTTGAATCGGGTGATGCATTCCAGTCAGCCGCTCTGTATGTGGAAGAAGATATTGACCGCAAACA
Protein-coding sequences here:
- the LOC8060454 gene encoding probable purine permease 11 gives rise to the protein MGDVGEIQLQIAGIRGQEAGGDDHGQRAENGGACRATEAPRPPLSKRLAWWAVVLINIVFILGGQSVATLLGRIYYDQGGNSLWMQTVVQSCGTPLAIPLLLYFRFRTTPSSSSVAANRPPLVKIAAIYAGLGVLLAGDNLMYSYGLLYLPMSTYSIICASQVSFNAVFAYFLNKEKFRALVLNSVVLLTFSAALVGVNNGSDETDSSIPKGKFPAGFALTLSASALFSLILSLTQLTFDEVLKSDTLHTVLEMQFWSNTAAACVSVAGLFASGEWRTIAGEMEAYKKGELAYAMTLAWTAVSWQLCTMGLMGLVAAVSSLFTNIISTVGMPLSPVIAVIFLGDRMDGVKLMAMLIGVWGLLSYVYQHYLDDRAAKKIAEKSEEQHQAAKISAE